One Nicotiana sylvestris chromosome 12, ASM39365v2, whole genome shotgun sequence genomic window carries:
- the LOC104234143 gene encoding uncharacterized protein isoform X2 — MGEVINKNPEKHVSSSPSSSESERDELQLLERAPPFWRNRKRLSKQLSMCETPRDIAWEKRRRQFLLQERRKQGIHDPDDLTDEDLNELKGCIELGFGFNEEEGQRLCSTLPALDLYFAVNRQYSTSPISSPGSKGSLPSPAGSSSSSTSLGGDDPQQVKTKLRHWAQAVACSVMQSH, encoded by the exons ATGGGGGAGGTCATTAATAAGAACCCTGAGAAACACGTGTCATCGTCGCCATCTTCTAGTGAATCGGAGCGCGACGAGTTGCAACTGTTGGAGCGCGCACCACCTTTTTGGAGGAACCGAAAGAGGTTATCCAAGCAACTTTCTATGTGCGAGACTCCACGTGATATTGCATGGGAGAAACGGCGTCGTCAATTTCTCCTCCAGGAAAGGAGGAAACAAGGGATTCACGACCCCGACGACTTGACCGACGAGGACCTCAATGAACTCAAAGGCTGCATCGAACTAGGATTTGGGTTCAACGAAGAGGAAGGTCAGAGGCTATGTAGCACGTTGCCGGCGCTCGATCTTTATTTCGCGGTGAACCGCCAATATTCCACAAGCCCAATCTCGAGCCCCGGTAGCAAAGGTTCATTACCCTCTCCCGCTGGATCCAGCTCGTCGTCGACATCTCTTGGAG GAGATGATCCTCAACAAGTTAAGACAAAGTTGAGGCATTGGGCACAGGCAGTGGCATGTTCTGTAATGCAGTCCCATTGA
- the LOC138883005 gene encoding uncharacterized protein, whose amino-acid sequence MIELNRINDEYILPVKKINSFWKPKTNLKWNIEGYNNTSYFLKMIRGRRKILSLHRIKGEDDQKIEGTKAIPEAAINYYENIFSHKYHRTDPQFLDSVPSIIPKEDNNDLMVIPIKQEVEHAVFGIDPDSAGGLDGFKGKLFQHSWDIIEDGICSMVLDIINGRGVNTFITYTYLVLI is encoded by the coding sequence ATGATAGAGCTAAACAGAATTAATGATGAATACATCCTTCCTGTGAAGAAAATAAACTCTTTCTGGAAGCCAAAAACCAACTTGAAATGGAACATAGAAGGTTATAATAACACTAGCTATTTTCTTAAGATGataagaggaagaagaaagatattATCTCTTCATAGAATTAAAGGGGAAGATGATCAAAAGATAGAAGGGACAAAAGCTATACCAGAGGCCGCAATAAATTATTATGAGAATATTTTCTCACATAAGTATCACAGAACTGATCCACAATTCCTGGATAGTGTTCCATCAATTATACCAAAAGAAGATAATAATGATTTGATGGTTATCCCTATCAAACAGGAAGTAGAACATGCAGTATTTGGAATTGATCCAGATAGTGCGGGTGGACTAGATGGTTTTAAAGGGAAGCTCTTCCAACACTCATGGGACATAATTGAAGATGGCATATGTAGTATGGTTTTGGATATTATAAATGGCAGGGGAGTAAATACGTTCATCACGTATACCTATTTAGTTTTGATTTAA
- the LOC104234143 gene encoding uncharacterized protein isoform X1, translating into MGEVINKNPEKHVSSSPSSSESERDELQLLERAPPFWRNRKRLSKQLSMCETPRDIAWEKRRRQFLLQERRKQGIHDPDDLTDEDLNELKGCIELGFGFNEEEGQRLCSTLPALDLYFAVNRQYSTSPISSPGSKGSLPSPAGSSSSSTSLGGRSSSFGSPRSDSADAWRIFSPGDDPQQVKTKLRHWAQAVACSVMQSH; encoded by the exons ATGGGGGAGGTCATTAATAAGAACCCTGAGAAACACGTGTCATCGTCGCCATCTTCTAGTGAATCGGAGCGCGACGAGTTGCAACTGTTGGAGCGCGCACCACCTTTTTGGAGGAACCGAAAGAGGTTATCCAAGCAACTTTCTATGTGCGAGACTCCACGTGATATTGCATGGGAGAAACGGCGTCGTCAATTTCTCCTCCAGGAAAGGAGGAAACAAGGGATTCACGACCCCGACGACTTGACCGACGAGGACCTCAATGAACTCAAAGGCTGCATCGAACTAGGATTTGGGTTCAACGAAGAGGAAGGTCAGAGGCTATGTAGCACGTTGCCGGCGCTCGATCTTTATTTCGCGGTGAACCGCCAATATTCCACAAGCCCAATCTCGAGCCCCGGTAGCAAAGGTTCATTACCCTCTCCCGCTGGATCCAGCTCGTCGTCGACATCTCTTGGAGGTAGGTCCTCCTCATTTGGAAGCCCTAGGAGTGACTCTGCCGATGCATGGCGAATTTTTAGCCCGG GAGATGATCCTCAACAAGTTAAGACAAAGTTGAGGCATTGGGCACAGGCAGTGGCATGTTCTGTAATGCAGTCCCATTGA